From the Gemmatimonadaceae bacterium genome, the window AGCGCGCGCTCGCCGAGATCACCGGCTTCGCCGGTGTGTCGCTGCAGCCTAACGCCGGCTCGCAGGGCGAGTTCGCCGGACTGCTCGTCATTCGCGGCTATCACATGTCGCGCGGCGAGGCGCATCGTGATGTTTGCCTGATTCCGCAGTCGGCCCATGGGACCAATCCGGCGAGTGCCGTCATGGCCGGCATGCGAGTGATTGTCGTGAAGACAGACGAGAACGGCAACATCGACGTGGCCGATCTCGAGACGAAGGCCAAAGCCAATCGCGACCGACTCTCCGCGCTGATGGTCACCTATCCATCGACTCACGGCGTGTTCGAGGAATCGATTCGCGACGTCTGCCGCATCGTTCACGAGAACGGCGGCCAGGTGTACTTCGATGGCGCGAACATGAACGCGATGGTTGGCCTCTCGAAGCCGGCAGACATCGGCGCCGACGTTTGCCATTTGAACTTGCATAAGACGTTTTGCATTCCGCACGGCGGCGGAGGACCCGGCATGGGTCCGATTGGCGTCGCGAAGCACCTCGTGCCTTTCTTACCGGGCAATCCTGTAGTGAGAGTCGGCGGTTCCGAAACCGTAGGTGCCGTATCGGCGGCGCCCTGGGGCAGCGCGAGCATCCTGCCGATCTCGATGATGTACATCGACATGATGGGCGGAGACGGGCTCACTCTGGCAACCAAAGTGGCGATTCTCAATGCGAACTACATGGCCAAGCGGTTGGATGAGCATTACCAGGTGCTGTACAAGGGGCAGAACGGAATGATTGCCCACGAGTGCATCATCGATCCGCGGCCGCTCAAGGGCTCGTCAGGCGTCGACGTCGAGGACATCGCGAAGCGGTTGATGGATTACGGCTTCCATGCGCCGACGGTCTCCTTCCCGGTTGCCGGAACGCTCATGATCGAGCCGACGGAGAGCGAGTCGAAATCAGAGCTGGATCGGTTCTGCGAGGCGCTGATTCAGATCCGTGAAGAGATTCGCGAGATCGAGCTCGGTATCGCCGATCGTAACGACAATGTTCTAAAGAACGCGCCGCACCCAATGACGCGTGTCGTCAGCGACAGTTGGCCGCACGTGTACAGCCGCGAACGCGCGGCATTTCCCGCTCCGTGGACGCGCGCTCACAAGTTCTGGCCGACCGTTGGTCGCGTGGAAAGTGCGTACGGAGACCGGAATCTCGTGTGTTCGTGCCTGCCGACGGACGCCTACGCGGATGTCGTGGCGGAGGCCGATCGCTAGGGTGGAGGGCAGAAGACAGAGGGCACAGGGTGGACGGCAGAGCGTGAAGAGCAGACAGTGAAGGGCAGAGAGTGGGGAGCACAGGCTGGAGAGACACGGTCAAAAAAAATGGCCGGCGATCAAATCGCCGGCCTTTTCGCGGAGCCACCCTCTACTCTCCACGTCGACCCTCTGCCCTCTACTCACCCAGTCTCGTCGAATACTCCGCCGCGCCAAGCAACTCGTCGCGCTCGCTCGGGTTCCGGAGGCGGACTTTGATCATCCAGCCGTCCGTGTAGGGCGCCGTGTTCACGAGCGCGGGCTCCTTGTCGAGCCGGTCGTTGACGTCAACGACCTCACCGGTGATCGGCGCGTACAGTTCGGATACCGCCTTCACCGCTTCGACAGTTCCGAAGACGTCGTGCTTTCCGAAGTTGGAGCCGATCTGAGGTAGCTCGATGAAAACGATGTCGCCAAGCTCACCCTGGGCGTAGTCGGTAATTCCGATGGCGACCACGTTCTCCTCGTCCGTGGGCTTTACGTATTCGTGCTCCTCGGTGTAGAGGAGATCTTTCGGGATATCTGACACAGAAGTTCGATGAACGTGTAAGTCGAGGCGCGGCGGAGTTTAGAGGCAGCTGAAACGGGTGTCAACGCGACGCCCGCCCGTCAACGCCTCAAACGCAGACCTCCG encodes:
- the gcvH gene encoding glycine cleavage system protein GcvH, whose product is MSDIPKDLLYTEEHEYVKPTDEENVVAIGITDYAQGELGDIVFIELPQIGSNFGKHDVFGTVEAVKAVSELYAPITGEVVDVNDRLDKEPALVNTAPYTDGWMIKVRLRNPSERDELLGAAEYSTRLGE